Part of the Zingiber officinale cultivar Zhangliang chromosome 8A, Zo_v1.1, whole genome shotgun sequence genome, TTGTAGGCTTTCCAGCTTATATTGTATTCATGTGATGTAGGATTTCAATCCCAAGCTTTCAGATTTCGGTCTCGCAAAAGCTGGTCCAACTGGGGATTTAACTCACGTCTCCACTCGAATCATGGGAACTCAAGGATATGCAGCTCCAGAGTATCTTGCAACAGGTATCCTGGTTAACTGGACCTTATGGATTACATAATTAAACAGGTTGAAATAATGCAGTTCAGCAAAATACTTAGCATAAAGGTCTTTGCATACCAAATCTGCAGGTAAACTGTCTGCGAAAGCCGATGTCTATAGCTTCGGAGTTGTACTGTTGGAGCTTCTATCAGGACGAAAAGCCCTGGACAGAACAAAAGCAGTCTCAGAGCAGACTCTGGTGAGCTCTTTGAGACCTTGgttgaacatgctaaaactgcacagaatcatcgaCCCAAAGCTGGAAGGTAAATATCCGAAGAAAGCAGCTGATGCTCTTGCGTTGCTTGCTTCGAGGTGCACTGCCGATAGAGCCCAGCTCAGACCACCAATGTCCGAAGTCTTGTCAACTCTGGAGCGATTGCAAGATCCCAAGTTTGCAGTCAAACAACCACTGCCTCGTGGTGAAATGGGGAAAGCTTCAAGTAGCGTACCAAAATCACCACTGAGGTGCCATCGCTCGCCTCTTCGTCAAACTGGGAATGCCATTTCGAACCGCTATTCGGCCTCTAAATGATCCCGGAGCATTAAATCAGTACCTGTACTGGAAATTAATCAAAACAAGATATGTCTAAAACCAGACCTTTGCTGCAATTACATACTCAGGTTCAGCAAGATACAGGATTACTGCTACTTTTTGGGACTCCAAGAGTTCAGCACAAGTTTATGAGCAAAGTTTGTTTCAAGAATCTTGTATGTACAactcattttcaaaaaaaaaaaaaaactctatttTAACCCATCAAATGActcatttaatcaaaattatattatatgtaaTGCCACATATAGTTTAATCTATTTCATGTGCAAAAGCTAAAGAATGTCTACGAAATCACTGGCTACAGAAGAGTTGCTGGGATCAAGCTTCCTATCAGATCACAAAGAATATTTCAAGGTCTCTATACAAAGTGTTTAAAAATATACAATCCACAATTCATATtgcaattcaaatttcaaaacgcTAAAGATCTTGCATACGAATGGGAATTTGTAGGAACCAGGACAGTTTGATTTAGGGTGTTTGGCTAagcttataagctctctaaaacagcttataaattgttttggagcttataagctcttcaaatttgtttggtaaattttttttcaaacagcttataagctgtcaaaataagttgttttggagcttataagctgtttttaaaaaagtatggaagaccctactttttaaaaaaagatcttattttaataatttatttctctaaaatatccttatataatttcataaatccccatcttatcctccataaatttttataagcctaatatctttttatctccgtCGACTTTTCTTCCAACGTTGTGTCATCTTTTCCGCCAACgcctctttctaattttctctccctCGGTGTAGAAATTTGCCCAAacccctctattaataaaaatctcaaaaccctctattaatagtattataccctttttggtaattttattaataaaaagatcttataataccaaacacatcaatatctttaagttgattgtaataagttcacccaaacactttaacaacttatttttaaaataagacctaacaacttataagctcctaaaacaacttataagttgtatgaacttataagctgtttttaataagtttagccaaacaccctctaatAAATTCAATACGATTCAATATtgcaataaattaaaatatattcatTAAAAGTCAAACTAAATCATAataaaaggcaaaaaaaaaaaaaaaaaaaaaaaaaaagataaaatttctGATATGCATGTCAAGTCAAAGTCATGGATACACAAATATTCAAACCTCTATTTTCTCTCTTTGTTGATCCTATCAAAAAGAAAATTCTAACAAAGCATTATAATTACAAatctaaacaaataaaataataaatataatagttGTACAATAAAATAGTATCTTAGAATTCTTCATTTTTTTAATAGTACATACACTTTTTCATTATAGATGGGTAATAGGTAACTTACTAAGTATGCAATTAAATTTTgagtaaaataaaatttacataattAGAGTTGGGAAGTGTTgagttaattgttttttttttaactaaatatcCATATCCAAGCCAAGATTCAAATACACTATATTTTTCAGTCAGTGAATCGAAGCCAAACCAAAATAATCTGATTTCATGGATTAAATTGGATACCTAATGGAGTTAGATTTTCTCTCATCCCTTCTCACCAGACTAACCTTCATCCTTATCAACAGTATCAGTCAACTCATTATCTTCATCACAATCAAGCTCATCATCCGCGCTGCCCATATTCGACTTCTGCACATTTAAGTAGAGATGATATTCTACAAAAAAATATTGATCAACATTTTCCCTTGATAACAAGTCAAGATTGAATACCGAGAAATCCATGTCCTCAAGTTTCATATCCCCAACTGCACGAGCAATTATCAACAAATCATGGAATGGAATTCAAATAACAGAAACACAAACAAATCTATAACTAGGAATAGAATttcaaagaagagtaattatgtttATTTTCACCCTCATCATCTTCATCAATCCACTTATCCCAATCAACTTTCAAATAAACAGGAGTCTTCCCTTGCTGCTTTAACAACGGGCTCCATCATTTCTTCTCAGTTTTCGTGATGAGATACCATATGATCCTCAAACCAACAGTAGCCTTGCTCTCCTGAAGTTGTTTATGTTCAACTGAGAAGTTTGAATAGATAGTAGTCTTTACATGTGCCAGTTATATAACTATTCCTAATACTTACATCTAAATCAACCTTATCGAACAACTCAAAATCGAGCTCCAGTGGTAGCAGAGAAGTAGAAATGGCCCTCTGGCTCCAATGTGAGCTTAACGTCCTTTGCATCCAGCAGTTCCACTGTAATAGACACCGCATCAGATCTTCAAGAATAGAAATGCTAGTTCAGAATCATAATTATGACTCTGATTGCTTTTCGACGCCAGATGCAGCAAGGTAGAGAGTAGAAATTCAGGTATAATGAGTTCCACAtacaaatatgatttttttccACTGAAAGATGTAGATAAATTCACTACATAAATTCAGTCATTGGAAGGGGAAAAGTCAAATGCTGGTCCAGCAAGCTGCACATCACACCAGGAAATTGCAATTTGCTAGCAAAGTTTAACCAAAGTATATCCTAAACCAAGATTACATAAATAACCACCGTAAACAACAAAGAAGCACTGAGCTCATGaaaattaaattgtaattttttatATAGAATCGAAGTTTCTCTGAACTTTTCTGCCAAAaagtcagttttttttttttttcaaaagcctATACTCGCAAGGAAATTGCAAGACAAATCGTCAAAGAAAAATCTACATTGACAATTGCAACATTCAGTGGAACCGTCGACAATACGACAAGCTCTGTGATCCCAAAAAAATCTACCGACTCTAGAAATCACACAACGTAAAGTAAGCATGAAGGGTACGAAATCCCCTCGGGATGAGGAAGGTGATTGAAGTTAATGGTTAATAgtcctccattatttattttttccGTTTTGATTTAAAGATTAATTGACGGGAGCACGGGAGATAGCACGGGAGATAGCGAATCATCTTTTATCATATTAATAAAGTGTAAAAGGTAAACTCACCTATTACTTGTCTTCTTAGTCATCATAATTTAAATCAGCTAGGAGCAAACGTATTTATCTTTTTCACATTAATGAAGTGTAAGAAGAATAGAAGATATGTGTTTGAGCGTGCGTGCTTCATGCAGGCGAATGACTGTAATCACTAAATAAAGAAAGAATCGAACATCGCACAAAAAGGCCAATTCTTCAAAGCGCATCGtcgataaaaaaaatcaaaagcccTAACTCGAAAACGGAAATCAACGCCAGCAAAAATGGAGCAAAGATCGGACTGAGCAATCAAACAAGCAAGCGACCGATGGCTTACCCGCGAGAAAAAGGAGCGATTTTTGGCGGTGTAGATGGCGAAATCTAGCACGAGAACAGAGAGCTGCGACTGGAGTGGGAGAGCTCATTTGGTGAAGCTTTCGAGAACTAATTTCCTGCTGCACAGCTGCATCAGACATTCTCAGCCGTCCATTAACTTGGTAGTCAATCCTTACCGCTCAATATAATGCTGGGCTTGGACCCGTTTCCTGCCCTCTGTTCCGCTATATAGAAATCCTAACCCTAGAGGAGAAGGAGGCGGGCGGCCCGCGATGACGACCCGCCTCAAGAACGGGCATGGCCGCGTCTGGAAGCACCGAAAGCATCCCGGTGGTCGCTGAAACGCCGGAGGCATGCACCATCACCGCATCCTCTTCGAAAAATACCACCCGGGGTACTTCGGCAAAGTCGGCATGCGCCACTTCCGCCTCCTCCGCAACAAATACCACTGCCCCATCGTCGACGTCGATCGCTTCTGATCGATCGTATCTGACGCCGACGTCAAGGACACCGCCTCCAAGGATGGCCACCGCGCCAATACCCGCTCATCGATGTCACTCAGTTTGGCTACTTCAAGGTCCTCGGCAAAGTGAAGTTGCCGCCGGACTGCCCCATCGCTGAGAAGAAGATCAAGGCTGCTGGTGGTGCCGTCGTGCTCACTGCTTGATCCTGTCGGTTAGTTTCATTTCTGGAGTCGCGATTTACTTCGCTCTTGGATTTAGGTTTGCTGGCTTTGGTTCGGACCCAATCCCCAAATGTTCGTCGTCATTCAAAGCAGCAATTTTCTCGCTCATCTTTGGACGATCCTTCTACACCTCCTTCGATTGAAGAACAATGTTTGAAAAGAAACTCAAGTTTGAACAAAATCGATAAGTAAAATGCCAAGTTTTGAACTCCAGCACATGAACAATTGCGATCCATATTACACAGCAAACTTAAGGCTCAATAAACATACATTGCCACATTTCTTCGACATCGAACAGCTCTCTGGATTTTGAGAAATGAACTGTTTTTCACGGAGTAGTTTCATTTTTACCAAGCTCACTTGGTGGAGGAAGAAGCAGGGCGAGTCTCTGTTTGCACCGTTGAATCCTCCGAAGTCGCTCTTTCCGCATTCTGCAGTAGATTTAGAGCATTACATTTATCTTCCAGAAAGAATAAATAGttaataaataaacaaagaaataattaatttaacACCAAATGGACATTTCTTTTATAAAAATCAGGCAAAATGATTcgctttaatcaaaattattaaacataaaatactattattatattaaaatattctttactaatctaataaaaaaatattcaaatttcATTAAAATCATATATTCTTTGTAACAACTATTTCATAGATATTATAACACTATAACAATGTttcatatataataattttgattagaatgaaatattatatttttataaaagaaaCTGCTATAAGTTGTAACAATTAACTGTAGTTGTTATAATGGCTTTGAAAGTAAgtaaattctcaaaataaaatgGAGTATCCATTTTTATAAAAGAAACTCTCATTTCACGAAATGTAGCACGTATATATCATAAGCAGCATACCGTGCCCGAACACTTTTGGCATGTTTTACATATCTCTGTAGCAAATCCTCCATAGGTAACTCCTCGATAGAGCCACCAAGCTGCAAGTGTAATTTACATGTCAGTACAAGTTTGCTTTTCATACTACAATTCTATCATTCTGATCATCAGCATAATAaaccatcaaaaaaaaaaaaagaacaaacgAATTAGAAATTAGAAAAGTTCATCTTCATTTCTACTGTTTTAGTTAGAGTGCAAGTCAACAATCCAGGTACTTAAATGGAGGCTCAAATGATCTGTCTAACAAAAAATAAATTACCAATCATTGCTCAAATGGAGGCTCTTCTTACATTATCTTTGAATGTGGACCTATGAGTTGTAATCTATAAACATGTTTAATCAAATTCTGTCCTGTGGCGCCAGAGTTATTTTACTTGCGTCAACTTGAAGTGAAGTTTCCATTTGTAATAATCTGCTTTATAACAGCATAAACATAATCATCTACATGTTGATTTAGGATCACTAGTTTCATACATAACATGGTTAAGACTTAAAGCCACATACACCTACTAATTTGTCCAAACATTTTACTAATCTACTATCGAAACTAAATTATCATTGTTTTTTAGCCAGACTATGGAAATACAATTTTTAAGCTTAGAATTTTTCTGGTGGTAGAATAAACAAAAATATTCACCTTCGACATAAATAGAAATGATACTACAACAACATACTGAGCTATAAATCCAACTATATTGGGGTTGGGTAGATGGATCACATCCCTTCAATTGAATTGTATATGAGAAATATACCTCGTCCTCCTTGGCATCATCAGCTTCAGTATCATTTTCGTGTAGTGAATTCACCTCAGAATCAACCATAGAGGCAGGCAAAGGTCTTGGAAGAAGCTTCTCAGCGTCTCCAAAGTTTGTCTGTAAACAAAGagtgagagagagaaagagagagaagttGCTAATGCTTGGCAAACTGTATCAATCCATCCAATGTGCCTTGATGGATTCTAACAACCGCCTATTCACTCGTtataatagaattttttttttaaaatctgtcAGTCTTTTACATAAGATCCAAAATAAACAAATTCACAAACTACATAAGAGAGATCCTTTTAGATAGTACGGCCACTTGGTattaagaagaaaactagacAAAAAATGGTTAAGTGGCCATCACATGATAAACTACTTATCaggataatttttataatttcaagCATAGAAGCTCCAAATGGCAAATGCACACAAAGAAAAATGATAGGATAGAGTTTTTGTTAATACAGGAGATTACCAAAACCTGAATTTCAAGAGGCTGGCCATTCTGCACCCATGATCGGCAAAGAGAATAAAGGGAGGATGAGCAACCATCCAGTAATTTGACCTTAAAGAGACGAAATATAGCCATCATCAGTGATGAGGTTTAAAGTTACTGCATAGCCCAATTGACTATAATACATTTCATCAATTTAACTACTTCTGCCAATTATGATACACAGCAAATCTAGCATAATTGATCAAAAAAGCAAAGttctaaaaaatataaataatataacttcCATGGAAGTGCCAGGTCAACCCAACCTCCATTGTAATTCTTAATATTATATCCAATAACCTATTGGCCATGTACCAAACATCCAAGAGCAAGAAATACTTAGCTAATAAATGGTCCAACATTTTGCAAAAGTTAGTATCACTTAATTATTCATCAAAAAGATAATGACTGGTTTTACATGAATCTGGAAGAAAAACTAAAATAGAAATGTGAAACCCATAAGGAAATAGAGTAACAACATTCATCATTCATGTTCCACCAAACTTATTCTATTGACTAAGGTTTTTATCACCTTTCAAACCTAGATATTTGCTATAACTCTTCCCATGGAAGAACATGTTAAACCTAGCAGAGATAACTTATGGCATACAAATTGTATTTTTATGCACAAAAACATGGGACAACATGATGATTTCACTTACAAGTCTTAGAGCTAGCATATTAGATTGATGTCCATATGCCTAACATACTTAAATAGTTTTTATTTCTATTTGACACAGCATATCCTTCAACATATGATGACATTAGGCTTACATATTCACTCAACCCAACTGACTATTTGCTCCTATGCAAATAGCTATCCGAATAGAGTCGGGTACCCAGTGTGTTTCTTAAGAAGTTGCCAATGGCACCCCCACAATTCTAATATAGTAATACTAATACAAAAAAATTAAAGAGGAATCCAACAGAGTTTGGAAATTGATATAGAAACATAGCCACAAAGATAAATATACAATTGTGTCTAAATCCCTCTTCTACAACATAGCAaagattgaattttaaaaaaaacaatactGTCCAATGCCAATGCTTCTTACTTTACGATCATTAATCACCACGGTATCATCTTCCCTGCTCCTTTCCCTGCACAGCTCGTTCTGATCGGTGTTAGGAAGAAGAAAAGCATGGGGAAGTTAAATTTCATGCAAATAGTCAATTACCTCTTCCTAAAATTCTTGTCGTCTGCTGTTGAAGGCACTGAAGGATGTGGCGTAACCTGAGGAGTAAGTTTAAGAGCAATGACTGGTATGGTAAAGATCAGAGTTCAATCTAGTGTAGCAAGTACTGATTGAGATAAAACCACAAACGAAAGTATGAAATTATAATAAAAAGTGAACCTTTTGATGAGCCCCTGACCGAACGCTCTTAGTAGGGCCGGCGGGCGCGACGGCAGTCCGGGGGACCATCAACGGAGACAACGGTGCCGTAGGCGGCCTCAAATGGTGGACGGGCACGTGCATCTGTGTGACCATCGGATCGGCGGGGCCGTACACGAAGGGCCTCGCTTGAGGAGAGGCAGCAAACGCCATCACAGCGGCTGCGGCCTGCGAGGGGCGAACGGAGGGGCGCCTGGGGAAGGCAGCGCGGTGGTGGTATAGGAAGCCCTGGgtgggagggggagggggagggttCAGGGGTTTGCCGAGGGGGGGCTGGGGAGAGAAGTGTGGAGGAGGGCGGAGGGTCGGGGAGGCGTAGGGACGCGGTTGAGGGAGGGGATGGGAGGAGGAGGACGGTGGATCGGAGGCGGGAGGAGCCAAGGAGGCAGAAGCGGTGGCGGAGGCGGCGACGGCGGCGGAGGAGGTCGGGGAGGCCATGGCGGGGAGATTTGCAGATTTGGGGAAGAATTCAAGGACGGTTCCAAAAAAAACAAGTATTGAACCGGCCCGAAGAATTAAAGGACGGTTCAAAAAATTAGATACTTAAAAGGGCAAATATCAAATGAGGACTTCAAATTATGTAAATCATTGAAAAAacatctttttgaaaaataaaacgaTGATTTATCAAACCAATCACCTAAGTTTTTAAATCGACTAAAATGTccatactatttttttttagtatttatcAAATACACTTCACGTTCTGTCCTTACGACAAATTTgccattttctattaatttttctTTACTATTTCTCATTCTCTTTTATTTCCTCAACTTTCCTCTCTTATGCATCTTCACTAAAATACCAAAAAAGAATGAAtaatcataaggaaatttttcgaaattttttgaAGACCGTATGATTTCAATTACAGGGATAAAAATTAAGTCTCGGAAAAACATGTTTAAGCTACCCCATTTAAcgaggaaaaatttattttcctttttattatttttaatttcttttttttttctttctccccctCCCCCACGAGAACTCGCGTGCGTTAGCCTCTCGACGTCGTGCCCTGCCGAACTCACGCTCGATCTGCCCCTAACCGCAAGCGTCGGTTCCTTTCTCCCGTGCATACAAAACCCATCGCTCGAGCCCCTCTCCTTGTGTCGATTCCTCTTTGCTCGTGAAATCCCTCTCTCCACGCCTCTCTGCATCGTCTCCGTCCGCCACAGCTTGACGCCGTCGACCAAGGGAGATCTGGTGTCGCCGAGTTCCCCTCTCTTTTGCGATCATGCTATGCCATCCTTGGTTGATCACTGCCATCACTGATTGGTCCGTCGCCGATCACCCCCATCGCGCCGATCACCGGCCATAGGAACCCTAGCGTCGgatcctccctctcctctcctggTCGCGGGCATTGGAGATCGCCGGGAGTCTATCATCTGA contains:
- the LOC122009475 gene encoding wiskott-Aldrich syndrome protein family member 1-like isoform X1, with the translated sequence MASPTSSAAVAASATASASLAPPASDPPSSSSHPLPQPRPYASPTLRPPPHFSPQPPLGKPLNPPPPPPTQGFLYHHRAAFPRRPSVRPSQAAAAVMAFAASPQARPFVYGPADPMVTQMHVPVHHLRPPTAPLSPLMVPRTAVAPAGPTKSVRSGAHQKVTPHPSVPSTADDKNFRKRERSREDDTVVINDRKVKLLDGCSSSLYSLCRSWVQNGQPLEIQVLTNFGDAEKLLPRPLPASMVDSEVNSLHENDTEADDAKEDELGGSIEELPMEDLLQRYVKHAKSVRARMRKERLRRIQRCKQRLALLLPPPSELGKNETTP
- the LOC122009475 gene encoding wiskott-Aldrich syndrome protein family member 1-like isoform X2; protein product: MASPTSSAAVAASATASASLAPPASDPPSSSSHPLPQPRPYASPTLRPPPHFSPQPPLGKPLNPPPPPPTQGFLYHHRAAFPRRPSVRPSQAAAAVMAFAASPQARPFVYGPADPMVTQMHVPVHHLRPPTAPLSPLMVPRTAVAPAGPTKSVRSGAHQKVTPHPSVPSTADDKNFRKRERSREDDTVVINDRKVKLLDGCSSSLYSLCRSWVQNGQPLEIQTNFGDAEKLLPRPLPASMVDSEVNSLHENDTEADDAKEDELGGSIEELPMEDLLQRYVKHAKSVRARMRKERLRRIQRCKQRLALLLPPPSELGKNETTP